In Myxococcus stipitatus, the following are encoded in one genomic region:
- a CDS encoding patatin-like phospholipase family protein has translation MPHRILSMDGSSISGGTGYVATGMLGALRQTLDTGGDKRTLLNQVDLFVGTSAGSFNAAFFAREADPDSAFDRNIQFWGEAVAMNKKGVSLGRTLKAMTGTSSLLDSNYMRGFLGNYFGTTTRLGDLKRKVVIPSFQLDGTRKGLRTWKSKVFHNTGPENDPDLNELLIDVLMRSGSPPLSYPIYQGMKEQGSGYVDGGLYANNPSLVGLAQAINIMSRPNKHEQVDTLATEPPNLESILVLSLGNGIMPKYLEPTFKDGEANWGFAPWLLNLRDPMVLVKMLLEAGSDAVNYQCRMILRKKYFRLDPAVDQRLSAYDTHEVGTVLLGMLSQQSTMDLLQKGQRWLDKSGWLGDAQHGAQPAQVGT, from the coding sequence ATGCCGCATCGAATCCTGTCCATGGATGGTTCCTCCATCTCCGGAGGTACGGGCTATGTCGCCACGGGGATGCTCGGAGCGCTTCGGCAGACGCTCGACACGGGCGGTGACAAGCGAACCCTGCTCAACCAGGTGGACCTCTTCGTGGGGACCTCCGCGGGCTCTTTCAACGCGGCGTTCTTCGCGCGGGAGGCGGACCCGGACAGCGCCTTCGACCGGAACATCCAGTTCTGGGGCGAGGCCGTCGCCATGAACAAGAAGGGCGTGTCCCTGGGGCGCACCCTGAAGGCGATGACGGGCACCTCCTCGCTGCTCGACTCGAACTACATGCGCGGCTTCCTGGGCAACTACTTCGGGACGACGACGCGGCTGGGAGACCTCAAGCGCAAGGTGGTGATTCCCAGCTTCCAGCTCGATGGGACGCGCAAGGGCCTGCGGACCTGGAAGTCGAAGGTCTTCCACAACACGGGCCCGGAGAACGACCCCGACCTCAACGAGCTGCTCATCGACGTGCTGATGCGCAGCGGCTCTCCGCCGCTCTCCTATCCCATCTACCAGGGAATGAAGGAGCAGGGCAGCGGCTACGTGGACGGAGGGCTCTACGCCAACAATCCCTCGCTCGTGGGACTGGCGCAGGCCATCAACATCATGTCCCGTCCGAACAAGCACGAGCAGGTGGACACGCTGGCGACGGAGCCTCCCAACCTGGAGTCCATCCTGGTCCTGTCGTTGGGCAATGGCATCATGCCGAAGTACCTGGAGCCCACGTTCAAGGATGGCGAGGCCAACTGGGGCTTTGCCCCGTGGCTCTTGAACCTCCGCGACCCCATGGTCCTGGTGAAGATGTTGCTGGAGGCGGGCTCGGACGCGGTGAACTACCAGTGCCGCATGATTCTCCGGAAGAAGTACTTCCGGCTGGACCCCGCCGTGGACCAGCGCCTCTCCGCCTATGACACGCATGAGGTGGGGACGGTGCTCCTGGGGATGTTGAGCCAGCAGTCCACCATGGACCTGCTCCAGAAGGGACAGCGGTGGCTCGACAAGTCTGGATGGCTGGGTGACGCGCAGCACGGCGCGCAGCCGGCGCAAGTCGGGACTTGA
- a CDS encoding amino acid adenylation domain-containing protein, with protein MKMGELLAELNRRGLEVWAEGEQLKLRGPKGAAGEELRNLLAGHKQELLTLLRERQRANEERPITPVARTGPAPLSYGQQRLWFLDRLEPGGVAYNLVMPLRVEGRLDPALLERCFVEILRRHEILRTRYTELQGVPVQVVDPEPRLEFLVMDETEVFAHEPGGTEVFLRREGERPFDLSEGPLTRVLVVERGADKGQYIQVCLHHISADVWARGILMRELMVLYTAFAQGQPSPLPPLPLQFSDFAIWQRGHLQGDVRRGLVDAWKRRLAGMPPLLELPSDRPRPRVQTYAGGEVRFEVGPEQTEALKALSHAANATPFMGMLAAFFVLLHRLTGREDLVVGANAINRTRPELEPLVGFFVDNLVMRVDLGGAPGFSTVVKRVREVVLEAFAHQDLPFDLLVEELKPARNPGYNPLFQTVFSWARAVGTMPDASGMKIVPLEFETTSSRFDLNLFVDDHSDRLTVRFVFNRDLFDRSTLQHYADCFQVLLQGLLTEPQRPVADLPVLPAEARERILRQWNNTRAEGASGPCLHELFEARAAKTPDACALVVGDWELTYGELDQRSDRLAVALQARGVGPETLVGICLERSPRLVVSLLAVLKAGGSFLALDPDEPSERLRRIVGDARPRLLLTSGASVDLESLATPVLSVDEACEHFPDAIGQRLRRDVTPEHRAYVLYTSGSTGHPKGTEVTHRSIVNYLKWSVEAYRLTEGTGSPVLGSISFDGTLTSLFAPLISGRALFLLPRGQELDVLSSRAYPELGFSFIKLTPSHLRAFDGLGRLREVLERTHAVVLGGEGLHGGDLETWRAQRLSARVLNEYGPTEAAVACSFHEMSHDGAPLPERVPIGKPIPNTALYVLDRRGQPVPVGVPGELYIGGVGLARGYLGRPDLTAERFVPNPFADPGSGQEGTRLYRTGDLARYLPDGTLEYLGRLDDQLKIRGHRVESGEVEAALARHPRVVHAAVALQRVAGHEPRLVAYVQPSAPGGEPLEAALRESLQAQLPEFMRPSVYVVLDALPLTSSGKVDRKALPSPSTGRGDAGLGVRSATAMTETERKLQGLYRELLGLGAVALDQSFFDLGGHSLLAITLIARIRGLLDVEVPLNEVFERPSVEGLARWIDAQAGTLAPKLPAGVVALRPRGRKAPLFLAPPSAGNPAVYISLSRNLSAEQPVFGFQMPGLMDDTVPLASVEETAAHYVDSMRKLQPVGPYHLAGWSYGGIIVCEMARQLESQGEHVALLGLIDGASLDRKAAQDSQDLREAVSTGSQLVKVLVETPLPRDYASLKLVGEWMGISLPETPKDLWRKDSLGQRSYLRRFLKDVVKTVRNMMATLRAERSYTFSAYGGRATLFRAAPPVEGRDSLVDSVRRFALAGVQVIAVPGNHMTLILDERHVAVLAVQLQQCLDAAATGMPQLETSRALLLASGGNTQSSKEVV; from the coding sequence ATGAAGATGGGGGAGCTGCTCGCCGAGCTGAATCGGCGGGGCCTGGAGGTCTGGGCGGAAGGGGAGCAGCTGAAGCTCCGGGGGCCGAAGGGGGCCGCGGGCGAGGAGCTGCGCAACCTGCTCGCCGGACACAAGCAGGAGTTGCTGACGCTGTTGCGTGAGCGCCAACGGGCGAACGAGGAGCGCCCCATCACCCCCGTGGCTCGCACGGGGCCAGCCCCGTTGTCATACGGGCAGCAGCGGCTGTGGTTCCTCGACCGGCTCGAGCCCGGCGGCGTCGCGTACAACCTGGTCATGCCCCTGCGCGTCGAGGGGCGCCTGGACCCGGCGCTCCTGGAGCGGTGCTTCGTCGAAATCCTCCGGCGCCACGAAATCCTCCGCACGCGCTACACCGAGCTGCAAGGGGTGCCGGTCCAGGTGGTCGACCCCGAGCCCCGGCTCGAGTTCCTGGTGATGGACGAGACGGAGGTGTTCGCCCATGAGCCCGGGGGCACGGAGGTGTTCCTCCGCCGCGAAGGAGAGCGGCCCTTCGACCTGTCCGAAGGCCCGTTGACGCGGGTCCTCGTGGTCGAGCGGGGAGCGGACAAGGGCCAGTACATCCAGGTCTGCCTGCACCACATCTCCGCGGATGTCTGGGCGCGCGGAATCCTGATGCGCGAGCTGATGGTGCTCTACACGGCCTTCGCTCAGGGACAGCCCTCTCCGCTTCCGCCCCTGCCACTCCAGTTCTCGGACTTCGCCATCTGGCAGCGGGGCCACCTCCAAGGCGACGTCCGCCGCGGCCTGGTGGATGCCTGGAAGCGGCGGCTCGCGGGGATGCCGCCCTTGCTGGAGCTCCCCTCTGACCGCCCGCGTCCCCGGGTGCAGACCTATGCCGGCGGCGAGGTCCGCTTCGAGGTGGGACCCGAGCAGACCGAGGCCCTGAAGGCGCTGAGTCATGCGGCCAATGCCACGCCCTTCATGGGCATGCTGGCCGCCTTCTTCGTCCTGCTGCATCGCCTCACCGGCCGCGAGGACCTGGTCGTCGGCGCCAACGCCATCAACCGGACGCGCCCCGAGCTCGAGCCCCTGGTGGGCTTCTTCGTCGACAACCTGGTGATGCGCGTGGACCTGGGCGGCGCCCCGGGGTTCTCCACCGTGGTGAAGCGTGTGCGCGAAGTGGTCCTCGAGGCCTTCGCGCACCAGGACCTTCCCTTCGACCTGCTCGTCGAGGAGCTGAAGCCCGCGAGAAACCCCGGCTACAACCCGCTGTTCCAGACCGTGTTCTCGTGGGCGCGCGCCGTGGGGACGATGCCGGATGCGTCCGGGATGAAGATTGTCCCGCTCGAGTTCGAGACCACCTCCTCTCGCTTCGACCTCAACCTCTTCGTGGATGACCACTCGGACCGCCTCACGGTCCGCTTCGTATTCAACCGCGACCTCTTCGACCGGAGCACGCTCCAGCACTACGCGGACTGCTTCCAGGTGTTGCTCCAGGGGCTCCTCACCGAACCGCAGCGTCCGGTGGCGGACCTCCCCGTGCTGCCGGCGGAAGCCCGCGAGCGCATCCTCCGGCAGTGGAACAACACCCGCGCGGAGGGCGCCAGCGGGCCCTGTCTGCACGAACTCTTCGAGGCGCGCGCGGCGAAGACGCCGGATGCCTGCGCGCTCGTCGTGGGGGACTGGGAGCTGACCTATGGCGAGCTCGACCAGCGCAGCGACCGCCTCGCGGTGGCGCTGCAAGCCCGGGGCGTGGGGCCGGAGACGCTGGTGGGCATCTGCCTGGAGCGCTCGCCCAGGCTCGTGGTGAGCCTGCTCGCGGTGCTCAAGGCGGGAGGCTCGTTCCTCGCGCTCGACCCGGACGAGCCCTCCGAGCGGCTGCGGCGCATCGTCGGTGACGCACGTCCCCGGCTGCTGCTCACGTCGGGCGCGTCCGTGGACCTGGAGTCGCTCGCGACGCCCGTGCTCTCCGTGGACGAGGCCTGTGAGCACTTCCCGGACGCCATCGGTCAGCGCCTGCGCCGGGACGTCACCCCGGAGCACCGGGCCTATGTCCTCTACACCTCCGGCTCGACGGGCCATCCGAAGGGCACGGAGGTTACCCACCGGAGCATCGTCAACTACCTGAAGTGGAGCGTGGAGGCGTACCGGCTCACCGAGGGCACGGGGAGCCCGGTGCTCGGGTCCATCAGCTTCGATGGCACGCTGACGAGCCTCTTCGCTCCGCTCATCTCGGGACGCGCCCTGTTCCTGCTCCCGCGCGGGCAGGAGCTGGACGTGTTGTCCTCCCGCGCCTACCCGGAGCTGGGCTTCAGCTTCATCAAGCTGACGCCCTCCCACCTGCGCGCGTTCGACGGATTGGGGCGCCTGCGAGAGGTGCTCGAGCGGACCCACGCCGTGGTCCTCGGAGGCGAGGGCCTGCACGGCGGAGACCTGGAGACGTGGCGCGCGCAGCGCCTCTCCGCGCGGGTCCTCAACGAATACGGCCCCACCGAGGCCGCCGTGGCGTGCTCCTTCCATGAGATGTCACACGACGGAGCGCCGCTCCCCGAGCGTGTGCCCATTGGCAAGCCCATCCCCAACACGGCGCTGTATGTCCTGGACCGTCGCGGACAGCCGGTGCCCGTCGGTGTGCCGGGCGAGCTGTACATCGGCGGCGTGGGACTGGCGCGAGGCTACCTGGGACGCCCCGACCTGACGGCGGAGCGCTTCGTGCCGAACCCCTTCGCGGACCCCGGCTCCGGTCAGGAAGGGACGCGGCTCTATCGCACGGGAGACCTGGCCCGCTACCTCCCGGATGGAACGCTGGAGTACCTGGGACGGCTGGACGACCAGCTCAAGATTCGGGGCCACCGCGTCGAGTCCGGAGAGGTCGAGGCCGCGCTCGCCCGGCACCCGCGCGTCGTGCACGCCGCCGTGGCGTTGCAGCGAGTGGCCGGACACGAGCCGCGCCTGGTCGCCTACGTCCAGCCGTCCGCGCCCGGGGGAGAGCCGTTGGAGGCCGCGCTGCGCGAGTCCCTCCAGGCCCAGCTCCCCGAGTTCATGCGGCCGTCCGTCTATGTCGTCCTCGATGCGCTGCCACTGACCTCCAGCGGCAAGGTGGACCGCAAGGCGCTCCCCTCTCCTTCGACGGGGAGAGGAGACGCCGGGCTCGGGGTACGTAGCGCGACGGCGATGACAGAGACGGAGCGAAAGCTCCAGGGCCTCTACCGCGAGCTGCTGGGGCTCGGCGCCGTGGCGCTCGACCAGAGCTTCTTCGACCTGGGCGGACACTCGCTGCTGGCCATCACCCTCATCGCGCGCATCCGAGGGCTCCTCGACGTGGAGGTCCCCCTCAACGAGGTGTTCGAACGGCCCTCGGTGGAGGGACTGGCCCGGTGGATTGATGCCCAGGCTGGAACCCTGGCCCCGAAGCTGCCCGCGGGGGTGGTGGCGTTGAGGCCGAGAGGGCGCAAGGCGCCGCTGTTCCTGGCCCCGCCCTCCGCGGGCAACCCCGCCGTCTACATCTCCCTCTCCCGAAACCTGAGCGCGGAGCAGCCCGTCTTCGGCTTCCAGATGCCGGGCCTGATGGACGACACCGTTCCGCTCGCGTCGGTCGAGGAGACGGCGGCGCACTACGTGGACTCCATGCGGAAGCTCCAGCCCGTGGGCCCCTATCACCTCGCGGGGTGGTCCTACGGCGGCATCATCGTGTGTGAGATGGCGCGCCAGCTCGAGTCCCAGGGTGAGCACGTCGCGCTGCTCGGGTTGATTGATGGCGCGTCGCTGGACCGCAAGGCGGCGCAGGACAGCCAGGACCTCCGCGAGGCGGTCTCCACGGGTTCGCAGTTGGTGAAGGTGCTGGTGGAGACCCCGCTGCCCAGGGACTACGCGAGCTTGAAGCTGGTGGGGGAGTGGATGGGAATCAGCCTGCCCGAGACGCCCAAGGACCTGTGGCGCAAGGACTCACTCGGGCAGCGCAGCTACCTGCGGCGGTTCCTGAAGGACGTGGTGAAGACGGTCCGCAACATGATGGCCACGCTGCGCGCCGAGCGCTCCTACACCTTCTCCGCGTATGGCGGCCGGGCCACCCTCTTCAGGGCGGCGCCTCCGGTGGAAGGCAGGGATTCACTCGTCGACAGTGTGAGAAGATTTGCCCTGGCCGGCGTGCAAGTCATTGCCGTTCCTGGCAATCACATGACACTCATCCTGGATGAGCGGCACGTCGCCGTGCTGGCGGTCCAGCTCCAGCAGTGCCTGGATGCTGCCGCGACCGGGATGCCCCAGCTGGAAACCTCACGCGCGCTGCTGCTCGCGAGCGGGGGGAACACGCAGTCATCGAAGGAGGTCGTGTGA
- a CDS encoding type I polyketide synthase yields the protein MAKLPTRISELPTVKLAYLANQLRAKKELLAAEPIAVIGMSCRFPGGGELPETFWDVLRDGRDATREVPADRWNIDDVYDPTPGTQGKVYTRRGAFIENVDLFEPSFFGIAPRDAKFMDPQQRMLLEECWRALERAGIPPAGLAGSRTGIFVGLMHNDYNVLGISADVEMSSSSLNYPSMAAGRISHTLGFQGPALTVDTACSSSAVTVHLACQSLRNDESDMALAGGVSLSLSPVTMMVECQNRMLSADGRCKAFDASADGFARGEGCGMVVLKRLSDALAHGDPIIGVIRGSALNHDGRSSGLMVPNGRAQERVIRMALDGCGVEPDQVSYIEAHGTGTALGDPIEMEALRSVFGRKSTRGSPLFVGSVKTNIGHLEAAAGIAGLIKVLLSLRNEAIPAHLHFERPNPNIRWDDLPVVIPTELRPWPRGEQRRLAGLSSFGFSGTNVHLVVEEAPVLPRPPMARERPVHLLTLSAKTEAALDALVEAHESALTDDSVSPGDWCFTANAGRSHFEHRAAITGSSVAELRMGLSRLRAEKPRSQREPRRGTELPKPVFLFTGQGALGPGTGRELAETWPVFREALLRCSNVLQGRLEPRLEDILWGEASASLLADTRYAQPALVALEFALSELWASWGIVPGAVAGHSLGEYAAAVVAGVLSLEDSLKLVVERARLIHEAPGEGAMLAVHASMEAVAPVVAPLAQRVSLAAVNGPEDLVLSGEAAAISEVAETLAARGITCKRLPVPHAYHSSLMDPVVAPFEACFEGVALSTPRVPFVSSLEGRLVSEELTRPGYWGRHLREPVAFAATLDVLRGQMHRTFLEVGPAPVLAGIGRRIFQDAEELCWLPSLRASSGETAQLLSSLGSLYSRGFEVDWAAFDAPFERRPATLPTYPFRRERYWLDTQTGGLLGERRVSRDKGHPLVGTPLSLAGTKVRRFTSRLSAFEPSFIADHRVFGATILPAACYAEMALGAARLTAGAESLFELSSVELERPFVLGEGEAHDVQTVLTPEAGRTHFEIYGQGSTGPERDWVRLAHGHLTEHRESTRPVQLETELLSRFSAPRPSEPLFELMARHGIEYGPSFRVIESLRFGTNACLAHVRLHDSHVVGMGAYQLHPLLLDACFQTAAALFMEDAKSGQQHRQRMPVGIERLRWFKKPGASVWVHARHDGRGVTTSDELLSCDLRILGEEGDVIAEVQGLLLKQSDRRALMTSFPDSSRELLFELAWREQEAARGRSPLPLLSGRWLLLADSGGAAQSLKAQVQRHGGTCELVLPGPGYERMEPGLARLDPSDPHAFTRLLRELAEEGASPATVVCFWGLDEPKAEALSPESLAQATSRSAAGVLHLVQAMARATWAQKPVLWLVTRGAVSAAPGDTVEGLAQSTLWGLCRAAAIEHPELSCRLVDLDDGEDAATRWFERMAHAPGENMLALRGSRLLAARLVRPPAAPSRTSSERAIHADGAYLITGGMGALGLATATWLVEEGARHLVLVGRGAPGAEAQARLLELRERGCEVTVACADISRAEDARRVVEELSARGSRPRGIFHVAGVLEDGVFLRQDRERLAKVFAPKVLGAWNLHLAAMGLPLDLFVMYSSAASLVGVAGQANYVAANTFLDALAHHRRAKGLPALSVNWGRWSGGGMAEKVRGPGRAPSSDANSLSPQRALRVLEELLGRDLAQVGVVPVNLSPREATPSAGHGPLFSELVVREPSQSAGTARMVELLEELKRSDGTRRRGLLMHYVHGRLAPLLGFPPDHEMLQRSISLNEMGLDSLRAVELKNRMGRELGVDLPLARFIDGTGVAGIVEVLHEQLELSELLARVPAAGAQVELEELTL from the coding sequence ATGGCGAAACTACCGACACGCATCTCTGAGCTACCCACCGTCAAGCTCGCCTATCTCGCGAACCAGCTCCGCGCCAAGAAGGAGCTCCTGGCCGCGGAACCCATCGCCGTCATCGGCATGTCGTGCCGCTTCCCCGGTGGAGGCGAGCTGCCGGAGACGTTCTGGGATGTGCTCCGCGACGGGCGGGACGCGACCCGCGAAGTGCCCGCCGACCGCTGGAACATCGACGACGTCTATGACCCCACGCCGGGGACGCAGGGGAAGGTCTACACCCGGCGCGGCGCCTTCATCGAGAACGTCGACCTGTTCGAGCCCTCGTTCTTCGGCATCGCGCCGCGTGACGCGAAGTTCATGGACCCGCAGCAGCGCATGCTGCTGGAGGAGTGCTGGCGGGCCCTCGAGCGCGCGGGCATTCCTCCCGCGGGCCTGGCTGGAAGCCGCACGGGCATCTTCGTGGGGCTGATGCACAACGACTACAACGTGCTGGGCATCAGCGCGGACGTGGAGATGTCCTCCTCGTCGCTCAACTATCCCTCGATGGCGGCCGGGCGCATCTCCCACACCCTGGGGTTCCAGGGGCCCGCGCTCACCGTGGACACCGCGTGCTCGTCCTCGGCCGTCACGGTCCACCTCGCGTGCCAGAGCCTGCGCAACGACGAGAGTGACATGGCCCTGGCTGGTGGGGTCAGCCTGAGCCTGTCACCCGTCACCATGATGGTCGAGTGCCAGAACCGCATGTTGTCCGCCGACGGCCGCTGCAAGGCCTTCGACGCCTCCGCGGATGGGTTCGCGCGCGGGGAAGGCTGCGGCATGGTGGTGCTCAAGCGCCTGTCGGATGCGCTGGCCCATGGCGACCCCATCATCGGAGTCATCCGTGGCTCGGCGCTCAACCATGACGGCCGCAGCAGCGGGCTGATGGTGCCGAACGGTCGCGCGCAGGAGCGCGTCATCCGCATGGCGCTGGATGGCTGTGGCGTGGAGCCCGACCAGGTCAGCTACATCGAGGCCCACGGCACGGGGACCGCGCTCGGCGACCCCATTGAAATGGAGGCGCTCCGCTCCGTCTTCGGGCGCAAGTCCACGCGAGGCTCGCCGCTGTTCGTGGGCTCGGTGAAGACGAACATCGGACACCTGGAGGCCGCCGCTGGAATCGCGGGGCTCATCAAGGTGCTGCTGTCGCTGCGCAACGAAGCCATCCCCGCGCACCTCCACTTCGAGCGGCCGAACCCGAACATCCGCTGGGACGACCTGCCGGTGGTCATCCCCACCGAGCTGCGGCCCTGGCCTCGAGGAGAACAGCGGCGGCTCGCGGGGCTCAGCAGCTTTGGCTTCAGCGGCACCAACGTGCACCTCGTCGTGGAAGAGGCGCCCGTCCTGCCTCGGCCTCCGATGGCGCGGGAGCGGCCCGTTCATCTGCTGACCCTGTCGGCGAAGACGGAAGCGGCGCTCGACGCGCTGGTGGAGGCTCACGAGTCGGCGCTGACGGATGACAGCGTGTCACCCGGAGACTGGTGCTTCACGGCCAACGCCGGTCGCTCCCACTTCGAGCATCGAGCCGCCATCACCGGCTCTTCCGTGGCCGAGCTCCGGATGGGCCTGTCACGCCTGCGCGCCGAGAAGCCGCGTTCCCAGCGCGAGCCGAGACGAGGGACTGAACTCCCGAAGCCGGTCTTCCTGTTCACGGGGCAAGGCGCGCTCGGGCCCGGAACGGGCCGCGAACTGGCCGAGACCTGGCCCGTGTTCCGCGAGGCGCTGCTGCGCTGTTCGAATGTCCTCCAAGGGCGGCTCGAGCCTCGGCTCGAGGACATCCTGTGGGGCGAGGCGTCCGCGTCCCTGCTCGCGGACACGCGCTACGCGCAGCCCGCGCTCGTCGCGCTGGAGTTCGCGCTGTCGGAGCTATGGGCCTCCTGGGGCATTGTCCCGGGGGCCGTGGCCGGGCACAGCCTGGGTGAGTACGCGGCGGCCGTGGTCGCCGGAGTCCTCTCCCTCGAGGACTCGCTGAAGTTGGTCGTCGAGCGCGCGCGGCTCATCCACGAGGCCCCCGGTGAGGGGGCGATGCTGGCCGTCCACGCCTCGATGGAGGCCGTGGCGCCGGTGGTGGCTCCACTGGCCCAGCGTGTCAGCCTCGCGGCGGTCAACGGCCCCGAGGACCTGGTCCTTTCTGGAGAGGCCGCGGCGATATCCGAGGTCGCGGAGACACTCGCCGCGAGGGGCATCACCTGCAAGCGGCTTCCGGTCCCCCACGCCTACCACTCTTCGCTCATGGACCCGGTGGTGGCCCCCTTCGAGGCCTGCTTCGAAGGTGTGGCGCTCTCGACGCCGCGGGTCCCCTTCGTGTCCTCGCTCGAGGGAAGGCTCGTCTCCGAGGAGCTGACCCGGCCGGGCTACTGGGGCCGACATCTCCGCGAGCCCGTCGCCTTCGCCGCGACGCTGGACGTGTTGCGCGGCCAGATGCATCGGACCTTCCTCGAGGTGGGGCCCGCCCCGGTCCTCGCGGGCATCGGCCGGCGCATCTTCCAGGACGCGGAGGAGCTGTGCTGGCTGCCGAGCCTCCGCGCCTCGTCGGGCGAGACGGCGCAGCTGCTCTCCTCCTTGGGCTCGCTCTACTCGCGTGGCTTCGAGGTGGATTGGGCCGCGTTCGATGCGCCCTTCGAGCGGCGTCCCGCCACGCTGCCGACGTATCCCTTCCGCCGCGAGCGCTATTGGCTCGATACCCAGACCGGGGGGCTGTTGGGCGAGCGGAGGGTGTCTCGCGACAAGGGCCACCCGCTCGTGGGCACGCCGTTGTCCCTGGCGGGGACGAAGGTGCGCCGCTTCACGTCGCGCCTGAGCGCCTTCGAGCCCTCCTTCATCGCCGACCACCGCGTCTTCGGCGCGACGATTCTTCCGGCCGCCTGCTACGCGGAGATGGCGCTGGGGGCCGCGCGCCTCACGGCGGGGGCGGAGTCCCTCTTCGAACTGAGCTCGGTCGAACTGGAGCGTCCATTCGTACTCGGCGAGGGCGAAGCGCATGACGTCCAGACGGTGCTGACGCCGGAGGCGGGGCGCACGCACTTTGAAATCTATGGCCAGGGGTCGACGGGGCCCGAGCGGGACTGGGTGCGTCTGGCGCATGGACACCTCACGGAGCACCGCGAGTCCACGCGGCCGGTCCAACTGGAAACAGAGTTGCTCTCGCGCTTCTCCGCGCCACGGCCCTCGGAGCCGCTGTTCGAGCTGATGGCCCGCCATGGAATCGAGTACGGCCCTTCGTTCCGGGTCATCGAGTCCCTGCGGTTCGGGACGAACGCCTGCCTCGCCCACGTCCGGCTTCATGACAGTCACGTGGTCGGGATGGGCGCGTATCAGTTGCATCCCTTGCTCCTCGATGCGTGCTTCCAGACAGCCGCCGCCTTGTTCATGGAGGACGCGAAGAGCGGGCAGCAGCACCGGCAACGGATGCCGGTCGGCATCGAGCGTCTGCGCTGGTTCAAGAAGCCCGGCGCCAGTGTCTGGGTGCATGCGCGCCATGACGGCAGGGGTGTCACCACCTCCGACGAGCTGCTGAGCTGCGACCTGCGAATCCTCGGGGAAGAGGGAGACGTCATCGCGGAGGTGCAGGGGCTGTTGCTCAAGCAGAGCGACCGGCGCGCGCTGATGACGTCGTTCCCGGACTCTTCCCGGGAGCTGCTCTTCGAGCTGGCGTGGCGGGAGCAGGAAGCGGCCCGGGGACGGAGCCCACTCCCCCTGCTGTCAGGGCGCTGGCTGCTGCTCGCGGACTCGGGTGGCGCCGCGCAGTCGCTGAAGGCACAGGTGCAACGCCATGGCGGGACCTGCGAACTCGTGCTCCCGGGCCCAGGCTACGAGCGCATGGAGCCGGGCCTCGCCCGACTCGACCCGAGCGACCCGCACGCCTTCACCCGGCTCCTCCGCGAACTGGCGGAGGAGGGGGCTTCGCCGGCGACGGTGGTGTGCTTCTGGGGGCTCGATGAACCCAAGGCGGAAGCGCTCTCTCCGGAGTCGTTGGCGCAGGCCACCTCGAGGAGCGCGGCCGGAGTGCTCCACCTCGTCCAGGCGATGGCGCGGGCGACCTGGGCGCAGAAGCCCGTGCTGTGGCTGGTGACCCGAGGCGCCGTCTCCGCCGCGCCGGGAGACACCGTGGAGGGACTCGCGCAGTCGACGCTCTGGGGGCTCTGCCGCGCCGCCGCCATCGAACATCCCGAGCTGAGCTGCCGGCTGGTGGACCTGGACGACGGCGAGGACGCGGCCACGCGGTGGTTCGAGCGGATGGCCCACGCGCCCGGCGAGAACATGCTCGCGCTGCGAGGCTCGCGGCTCCTCGCGGCCCGGCTCGTGCGACCCCCGGCGGCGCCGAGTCGCACCAGCTCCGAGCGCGCCATTCATGCGGACGGCGCCTACCTCATCACCGGAGGGATGGGCGCCCTCGGGCTCGCCACCGCCACCTGGCTGGTCGAGGAAGGCGCCCGTCACCTGGTCCTGGTGGGGCGTGGTGCACCAGGTGCGGAGGCACAAGCCCGGCTCTTGGAGCTGCGTGAGCGGGGCTGCGAAGTCACCGTGGCGTGTGCCGACATCTCGCGCGCGGAGGACGCGCGGCGCGTGGTGGAGGAACTCTCCGCGAGAGGTTCGAGACCTCGGGGCATCTTCCATGTGGCGGGTGTGCTGGAGGATGGCGTGTTCCTGCGGCAGGACCGCGAGCGTCTGGCGAAGGTGTTCGCGCCGAAGGTGCTCGGTGCGTGGAACCTGCACCTGGCCGCCATGGGGCTCCCGCTCGACCTCTTCGTCATGTACTCGTCCGCGGCGTCGCTCGTCGGGGTCGCGGGCCAGGCGAACTATGTCGCCGCCAACACCTTCCTCGATGCACTGGCGCACCACCGCCGCGCGAAGGGACTGCCCGCGCTCAGCGTCAACTGGGGGCGGTGGTCTGGCGGCGGAATGGCCGAGAAGGTCCGAGGCCCCGGGCGTGCGCCGTCATCGGACGCCAACAGCCTTTCGCCTCAGCGGGCCCTGCGGGTCCTCGAGGAGCTGTTGGGCCGGGACCTCGCGCAGGTGGGCGTGGTCCCCGTCAACCTCTCCCCTCGGGAGGCCACGCCCTCCGCGGGACATGGTCCGTTGTTCTCCGAGCTGGTGGTGCGCGAGCCGTCCCAGTCAGCGGGCACGGCGCGGATGGTGGAGTTGCTGGAGGAGCTCAAGCGTTCGGATGGCACGCGCCGCCGCGGCCTCCTGATGCACTACGTCCATGGCCGGCTGGCGCCCCTGCTGGGCTTCCCTCCGGACCACGAGATGCTTCAGCGGAGCATCTCCCTGAACGAGATGGGGCTCGATTCGCTGCGCGCCGTCGAGCTGAAGAACCGCATGGGCCGCGAGCTGGGCGTCGATCTGCCCCTGGCCCGCTTCATCGACGGGACGGGTGTCGCGGGAATCGTGGAGGTGCTGCACGAGCAACTCGAGCTCAGTGAGTTGCTCGCACGAGTCCCCGCCGCGGGCGCTCAGGTCGAGCTCGAGGAGCTGACGCTATGA